In Candidatus Sedimenticola sp. (ex Thyasira tokunagai), the following proteins share a genomic window:
- a CDS encoding argininosuccinate synthase produces MSESGVNKVVLAYSGGLDTSIIVKWLQDEYKCEVVTFTADIGQGEEVEPARAKAEAAGIKEIYIEDLREEFARDYVFPMFRANAIYEGEYLLGTSIARPLIAKRLIEIAKETGSDTISHGATGKGNDQVRFELGAYALMPDVKIIAPWREWDLLSREKLMAYAAEHGIPVDFKKQGKKSPYSMDANLLHISYEGDILEDPWAEPEEDMWRWTVSPEKAPDQPTYVELTYEKGDIVAINGEAMSAATIMEYLNKVGGENGIGRDDIVENRYVGMKSRGCYETPAGTIMLRAHRAMESLTLDREAAHLKDELMPKYADMVYNGYWWSPEREALQALIDHTQEVVNGTVRMKLYKGNIIVAGRKSETNSLFDEDIATFEEDEGAYDHKDAEGFIKLNALRLRVAARRGGI; encoded by the coding sequence ATGTCAGAGTCTGGCGTCAACAAGGTCGTATTGGCTTATTCCGGTGGACTGGATACCTCAATCATCGTCAAGTGGCTGCAGGACGAATACAAATGTGAGGTGGTGACCTTTACCGCCGATATCGGTCAGGGTGAAGAGGTCGAGCCTGCCCGCGCCAAAGCAGAGGCTGCCGGCATCAAGGAGATCTACATTGAAGATCTGCGTGAAGAGTTTGCCCGCGACTACGTCTTTCCGATGTTCCGTGCCAACGCTATCTATGAGGGTGAGTACCTGCTGGGTACCTCTATCGCCCGTCCGCTGATTGCCAAACGTCTGATTGAGATTGCAAAAGAGACCGGCTCTGACACCATCTCTCACGGCGCCACCGGCAAGGGTAATGATCAGGTTCGCTTTGAGCTCGGTGCCTATGCTCTGATGCCCGACGTGAAAATAATAGCCCCCTGGCGTGAGTGGGACCTGCTCTCCCGTGAGAAGTTGATGGCGTACGCCGCGGAGCACGGTATCCCGGTGGATTTCAAGAAGCAGGGCAAGAAGTCCCCTTACTCGATGGATGCCAACCTGCTGCACATCTCCTACGAGGGCGACATCCTTGAAGACCCCTGGGCAGAGCCTGAGGAAGATATGTGGCGCTGGACCGTCTCTCCCGAGAAGGCTCCCGACCAACCCACCTATGTGGAACTCACCTATGAGAAGGGTGATATCGTCGCTATCAATGGTGAGGCGATGAGCGCAGCGACCATCATGGAGTACCTCAACAAGGTGGGTGGCGAAAACGGTATCGGCCGTGACGATATCGTCGAGAATCGTTACGTCGGTATGAAGTCCCGTGGCTGTTACGAAACACCTGCCGGCACCATCATGCTGCGTGCCCACCGTGCTATGGAGTCCCTCACACTCGACCGTGAGGCAGCCCATCTGAAAGATGAACTGATGCCCAAGTATGCCGACATGGTCTACAACGGTTACTGGTGGAGCCCCGAGCGAGAGGCGCTGCAGGCACTGATCGACCATACTCAAGAGGTGGTTAACGGCACTGTGCGCATGAAACTCTACAAGGGCAACATCATTGTCGCCGGCCGCAAGTCTGAAACCAACAGCCTGTTCGATGAAGATATCGCTACCTTTGAAGAGGACGAAGGCGCCTACGACCACAAAGATGCAGAGGGCTTCATCAAACTCAACGCCCTGCGTCTGCGTGTGGCTGCCCGTCGGGGTGGCATCTAG
- a CDS encoding TrpB-like pyridoxal phosphate-dependent enzyme — protein sequence MNTKILLQESDMPTHWYNVMADFPNPPAPPLGPDGNPVGPDALAAIFPEELIKQEMSQERWIPIPEEVNEALRLWRPAPLYRAHRLEKALNTPAKIYYKNEAVSPAGSHKPNTAIPQAYYNKQAGIKRLTTETGAGQWGCSLALAGQMFGLDVEVFMVKISYEQKPYRRSMMRTWGADVHASPSNLTEAGRQMLAANPDSEGSLGAAISEAVEIAAGRSDTNYALGSVLNHVLLHQTVIGQEAKKQLEMVGDYPDMVFAPCGGGSNFGGIAFPFFADKAAGKEVELVAVEPTSCPTLTRGNYAYDFGDAIGMTPLLKMYTLGHDFMPPGIHAGGLRYHGDSALVSQLYNEGLISAMAVPQLETFEAGVLFARSEGIVPAPESTHAIAATIREAKRCAETGESKTLLFNLSGHGHFDMSSYDRYFAGELEDFAYPEEAIKESLAHLPQVG from the coding sequence ATGAATACCAAGATTCTTCTACAAGAGTCCGATATGCCCACTCACTGGTATAACGTCATGGCGGATTTTCCCAATCCGCCCGCCCCTCCACTAGGGCCGGATGGCAATCCGGTGGGGCCCGACGCCCTGGCAGCAATCTTCCCGGAAGAGTTGATCAAACAGGAGATGAGCCAGGAGCGCTGGATCCCCATTCCGGAAGAGGTGAACGAGGCGCTGCGTCTGTGGCGCCCCGCCCCCCTCTATCGTGCCCACCGTCTGGAAAAGGCGCTCAACACCCCGGCAAAGATCTACTACAAAAACGAAGCGGTAAGCCCTGCCGGCTCTCACAAACCCAATACCGCCATTCCCCAGGCCTACTACAACAAGCAGGCGGGCATCAAACGCCTCACCACCGAGACCGGCGCAGGACAGTGGGGCTGCTCACTCGCCCTGGCCGGCCAGATGTTCGGACTGGATGTTGAAGTCTTTATGGTGAAAATCAGCTACGAGCAAAAACCCTACCGTCGATCCATGATGAGAACCTGGGGTGCTGATGTCCACGCAAGTCCATCCAACCTGACCGAGGCCGGACGTCAGATGCTTGCCGCTAATCCAGACTCAGAGGGTTCACTTGGTGCAGCCATCTCCGAGGCGGTGGAGATCGCCGCCGGGCGCAGTGACACCAACTATGCGCTGGGCTCCGTGCTCAACCACGTACTGTTGCACCAGACGGTGATCGGTCAAGAGGCGAAGAAGCAACTGGAGATGGTAGGTGACTACCCGGATATGGTCTTCGCCCCCTGCGGCGGCGGCTCCAACTTCGGCGGTATCGCCTTCCCTTTCTTTGCCGATAAGGCAGCAGGAAAAGAGGTCGAACTGGTGGCTGTTGAGCCCACCTCCTGCCCCACCCTCACCCGAGGCAACTACGCCTATGATTTTGGCGATGCCATCGGCATGACACCGCTACTGAAGATGTACACGCTCGGTCACGACTTTATGCCGCCGGGTATCCATGCCGGTGGCCTACGCTACCACGGTGACTCCGCTCTGGTGAGCCAGCTCTATAACGAAGGGCTGATCAGTGCAATGGCTGTACCCCAGCTGGAGACCTTTGAGGCCGGTGTGCTGTTTGCCCGCAGTGAAGGCATAGTACCTGCGCCGGAATCGACCCACGCCATCGCCGCCACCATCCGTGAGGCCAAGCGCTGTGCCGAGACCGGCGAGTCCAAGACTTTGCTGTTTAACCTCTCCGGCCACGGCCACTTCGACATGAGCTCCTATGACCGCTACTTTGCCGGTGAACTGGAGGACTTTGCATATCCTGAGGAGGCGATCAAAGAATCTCTGGCGCATCTGCCCCAGGTTGGCTGA
- the ispG gene encoding flavodoxin-dependent (E)-4-hydroxy-3-methylbut-2-enyl-diphosphate synthase: MPESPVIRHNTVAVRVGKVMVGGNAPVVVQSMTNTDTADVGATTEQVLQLAQAGSELVRLTVNTEAAAQAVPEIRQALERAGCHVPLVGDFHFNGHKLLEQYPACAQALEKYRINPGNVGRGAKGDDKFASMIELAVRYDKAVRIGVNWGSMDQELVARMMDENARFDEPLDNDQMIRRIMVVSALESAQKAEALGLGRDRIILSVKMSGVQDLIAVYRELAKACDYALHLGLTEAGMGSKGIVASTAALAVLLQEGIGDTIRISLTPEPGGARTQEVVVAQEILQSMGLRSFTPMVIACPGCGRTSSTVFQQLAQDIQAYLREQMPLWKAQHPGVETMTVAVMGCVVNGPGESKHANIGISLPGTGETPVAPVYEDGEKTVTLKGEGIAEEFQQIVERYVADHYKQP, encoded by the coding sequence ATGCCTGAATCTCCGGTAATCCGCCATAACACCGTTGCTGTGCGGGTGGGCAAGGTCATGGTCGGCGGCAACGCTCCGGTGGTGGTGCAGTCGATGACCAACACCGATACGGCGGATGTGGGTGCTACCACTGAACAGGTGCTGCAGTTGGCACAGGCGGGCTCCGAACTGGTTCGTCTTACCGTCAACACTGAAGCCGCCGCTCAAGCGGTGCCGGAGATTCGCCAAGCCTTGGAGAGGGCCGGCTGTCATGTGCCTCTCGTGGGGGATTTCCACTTCAACGGCCACAAACTGCTGGAGCAGTATCCGGCCTGTGCTCAGGCCCTGGAGAAGTACCGGATCAACCCCGGTAACGTCGGGCGTGGTGCCAAGGGGGATGACAAGTTCGCATCTATGATCGAACTGGCGGTGCGCTACGACAAAGCGGTGCGGATCGGTGTCAACTGGGGCAGTATGGACCAGGAGTTGGTGGCACGGATGATGGATGAGAACGCCCGTTTTGATGAGCCCCTGGATAATGATCAGATGATCCGCCGGATCATGGTGGTCTCGGCGCTGGAGAGTGCACAAAAGGCGGAGGCGTTGGGCCTTGGCAGGGATCGCATCATCCTCTCAGTCAAAATGAGCGGTGTGCAGGACCTGATCGCTGTCTACCGTGAGCTGGCAAAAGCCTGTGACTACGCCCTGCATCTGGGGCTTACCGAAGCGGGCATGGGCTCCAAGGGTATCGTCGCTTCCACCGCCGCCCTGGCGGTGCTGCTGCAGGAAGGTATTGGCGATACCATTCGTATCTCCCTCACTCCCGAACCCGGCGGCGCCCGCACCCAGGAGGTTGTGGTGGCTCAGGAGATTTTACAGTCCATGGGGCTGCGCTCTTTCACTCCCATGGTCATCGCCTGCCCCGGCTGCGGCCGCACCAGCAGCACCGTTTTCCAGCAACTGGCCCAGGATATCCAGGCCTACCTGCGTGAGCAGATGCCGCTGTGGAAAGCGCAGCATCCTGGTGTCGAGACCATGACCGTCGCCGTCATGGGTTGTGTGGTCAACGGCCCGGGCGAGAGCAAGCATGCCAACATCGGCATCAGCCTACCCGGTACCGGCGAGACACCGGTGGCGCCGGTCTATGAGGATGGTGAGAAGACGGTGACCTTGAAGGGTGAAGGTATCGCTGAAGAGTTTCAGCAGATCGTCGAGCGCTACGTGGCCGATCACTACAAGCAGCCCTAA
- a CDS encoding S8 family peptidase: MILLTYTADTQAEGVGRFSGTDQLIVQFSDNKQFPSSRVAELGKKVGWKLKYLRAGGKKSHVIKVTGMKSLRAMKQLAAQLSQQQGVLYAEPDRILHPIAFPQDAPNDPLYEFQWHYTEAAGGIAAPSAWSINTGSDINIAIIDTGYRPHQDLQANLLPGYDMIGDTFVANDGDGRDSDAKDPGDWMTLGECGGGYPPEDYDSSWHGTHVAGTVAAVTDNSSGVSGVAPDSGILPVRVLGKCGGYTSDIADGMLWAAGLGVPGTNINSNPARVLNLSLGGGGSCSRMMQNTINTVRENGTVVIVAAGNSGMDMRSFTPANCKNVVTVAATTREGSRAWYSNYGRGVDLSAPGGDTSSDGANGVLSTLNDGATVPGGDAFAYYQGTSMATPHVAGVAALMLSVKPELTPGDVENLLKSSARAFPKSCSKCGTGILNAGDAVAAAQAFTGGDGGDSGDGGDKCRGGPKKCPR, encoded by the coding sequence ATGATTCTATTGACCTATACCGCTGATACGCAGGCGGAGGGTGTCGGCAGGTTCAGCGGCACTGACCAGCTTATTGTGCAGTTCTCCGACAACAAACAGTTCCCCTCCAGCAGAGTGGCTGAGTTAGGAAAAAAAGTTGGCTGGAAGCTGAAATACCTAAGGGCCGGCGGGAAAAAATCCCATGTGATAAAAGTCACCGGAATGAAAAGTCTTCGTGCCATGAAGCAGCTGGCGGCACAGCTCTCCCAGCAACAGGGTGTGCTCTACGCGGAACCGGACCGGATTCTCCATCCTATCGCTTTTCCTCAAGATGCACCTAACGACCCCCTCTATGAGTTCCAATGGCACTATACTGAGGCTGCCGGCGGAATTGCTGCACCATCAGCGTGGAGCATCAACACCGGAAGCGATATCAATATCGCGATCATAGACACCGGCTATCGCCCCCACCAGGATCTACAAGCTAATCTTTTACCTGGCTACGACATGATTGGCGACACCTTCGTTGCCAATGACGGCGATGGTCGCGACAGCGATGCAAAGGATCCCGGTGACTGGATGACACTGGGTGAATGTGGCGGCGGTTACCCTCCTGAAGATTATGACAGCAGTTGGCACGGAACGCATGTCGCCGGCACCGTTGCCGCAGTAACGGACAACAGTTCAGGAGTCTCAGGTGTGGCGCCTGACTCCGGAATTTTACCCGTGCGTGTGCTTGGCAAATGTGGAGGCTACACCTCGGATATCGCCGACGGTATGCTCTGGGCCGCAGGCCTAGGTGTACCCGGCACAAATATCAACTCCAATCCCGCCAGAGTGTTAAATCTCAGTCTTGGCGGTGGTGGCTCATGCAGTAGAATGATGCAGAACACAATCAACACTGTTCGAGAAAACGGTACTGTTGTCATTGTCGCCGCCGGTAACTCTGGTATGGATATGCGGAGCTTTACCCCCGCCAACTGCAAAAATGTGGTGACTGTTGCAGCAACGACGCGGGAGGGTTCAAGAGCCTGGTACTCCAACTATGGAAGGGGGGTGGATCTCTCGGCCCCCGGTGGGGATACAAGCAGTGACGGTGCAAATGGTGTGCTTTCCACTCTCAACGATGGAGCAACGGTTCCAGGAGGGGATGCCTTTGCCTACTATCAAGGCACCAGCATGGCCACGCCTCATGTCGCCGGCGTTGCCGCCTTGATGTTATCGGTGAAACCGGAATTGACCCCGGGTGACGTGGAGAACCTGCTAAAGTCTTCAGCCAGGGCATTTCCCAAATCATGCTCCAAGTGTGGCACTGGCATTCTTAACGCGGGCGACGCAGTCGCTGCTGCACAGGCCTTTACAGGTGGTGACGGCGGCGATAGTGGTGACGGTGGCGACAAATGTCGCGGTGGTCCGAAGAAATGTCCTAGATAG
- the lpdA gene encoding dihydrolipoyl dehydrogenase translates to MSNIVEVTLPDIGDFESVDIIEVLVSNGDSLAVEDALVTLESDKATMTIPSPHAGIVKQLRVKVGDAISKGGAILSMELAEGEAADTRHEPTAAPVSGAMKGAADMQVEVVVLGAGPGGYTAAFRAADLGLKTVLIERHASLGGVCLNVGCIPSKALLHAADVINEAAEMEHMGISFGKPKVDLAKLRSGKEKVVGRLTQGLAALAKQRKVEVVQGWAQFESPNRIAVETGEGRRTIGFDNAIIACGSRPVDIPGFPNDDPRLINSTGALALEDVPKKMLVVGGGIIGLEMGTVYSTLGSQIDVVELQPNLIPGCDKDLVRPLQKRLNTKFNSIMLETKVTEIKAQKGGLKVFFEGKKAPEKPQTYDKVLVAVGRQPNGKLIGAEHAGVTVDARGFIPVDQHMRTNVPNIYAIGDVVGNPMLAHKATHEAKVAAEVIAGQHALFDPLTIPSVAYTDPEVAWMGLTETEAKAQGIEYEKGAFPWAASGRALGIGRDEGMTKLLFDPETKRILGAGIVGVNAGELIGEAVLALEMGADAEDIGLTIHPHPTLNETICFAAEMAEGSITDLMPPRKRK, encoded by the coding sequence ATGAGCAACATTGTTGAGGTCACTCTGCCGGATATAGGTGATTTTGAGTCGGTTGATATCATTGAGGTGCTGGTCTCGAACGGTGACAGCCTGGCGGTCGAAGATGCGCTGGTCACTCTGGAGAGTGATAAGGCTACCATGACCATTCCTTCACCCCATGCCGGAATAGTTAAGCAGTTAAGGGTAAAGGTGGGGGATGCCATCTCCAAGGGTGGCGCTATCCTCAGTATGGAGTTGGCCGAGGGTGAAGCCGCAGATACCCGGCACGAGCCCACCGCCGCACCCGTTTCGGGGGCGATGAAGGGTGCTGCCGATATGCAGGTGGAGGTGGTTGTTCTCGGTGCCGGTCCAGGTGGCTACACCGCCGCTTTCCGGGCGGCTGACCTGGGACTGAAAACAGTGTTGATAGAGCGTCATGCCAGCCTCGGTGGGGTCTGTCTCAACGTCGGCTGTATTCCCTCCAAAGCGTTGCTCCATGCGGCAGACGTGATCAACGAAGCGGCGGAGATGGAGCATATGGGGATCAGCTTCGGTAAGCCGAAGGTGGACCTCGCCAAACTACGTAGCGGTAAGGAGAAGGTGGTGGGGCGGCTTACCCAGGGGCTTGCTGCTCTTGCCAAACAGCGCAAAGTGGAAGTAGTTCAGGGCTGGGCCCAGTTTGAATCTCCCAACCGGATCGCCGTGGAGACTGGTGAGGGTCGCCGTACTATCGGTTTTGACAACGCAATTATCGCTTGTGGATCCAGGCCGGTGGATATCCCCGGCTTTCCCAATGACGATCCCCGCCTGATTAACTCCACCGGTGCATTGGCACTGGAGGATGTGCCGAAAAAGATGCTTGTGGTCGGCGGTGGCATCATCGGACTGGAGATGGGCACTGTCTACAGCACTCTGGGTAGCCAGATCGACGTGGTCGAGCTTCAGCCAAACCTGATTCCCGGTTGCGACAAGGATCTTGTGCGTCCACTGCAGAAGCGCCTCAACACTAAGTTCAACAGCATCATGCTGGAGACAAAAGTGACCGAGATCAAGGCTCAGAAGGGTGGTCTGAAGGTCTTCTTCGAAGGCAAGAAGGCACCGGAAAAACCACAGACCTACGACAAGGTGCTGGTAGCGGTGGGCCGTCAGCCCAACGGCAAGTTGATTGGTGCAGAGCATGCCGGGGTTACCGTCGATGCGCGTGGCTTTATCCCGGTGGATCAACATATGCGTACCAATGTGCCCAATATCTACGCCATTGGTGACGTGGTGGGCAACCCCATGCTGGCCCACAAGGCGACCCATGAGGCGAAAGTGGCTGCCGAGGTGATCGCCGGGCAGCATGCACTGTTTGATCCGCTGACTATTCCTTCAGTGGCCTATACCGATCCGGAGGTGGCCTGGATGGGGCTGACCGAGACCGAGGCCAAGGCACAGGGCATCGAATATGAGAAGGGGGCGTTCCCATGGGCCGCTTCCGGTCGTGCTTTAGGTATAGGTCGTGACGAGGGCATGACAAAACTACTGTTTGACCCCGAAACCAAACGCATTCTAGGCGCCGGCATCGTTGGTGTTAACGCCGGTGAGTTGATTGGTGAGGCGGTATTGGCACTGGAGATGGGTGCGGATGCCGAGGATATTGGTCTGACCATTCACCCCCATCCGACACTGAATGAGACCATCTGCTTCGCTGCCGAGATGGCGGAGGGAAGCATCACCGACCTGATGCCGCCGCGTAAGCGTAAGTGA
- a CDS encoding alpha/beta fold hydrolase, giving the protein MKLYYREYGTYSDQRPTLILLHGLLGSSSNWHSIARRLEGDFHIIVPDLRNHGRSPHSGDVSYPALAADLSELLDEHGLDSVLLVGHSMGGKAAMWLALEWSERVAGLVVVDIAPINYSNRFSVIYDVLQQLDLSILSDRDEADELLSSSLPERGLRQYLLQNLVQESGQWRWRMNLEGLQAGMDDILIFPEHLGSRQYPGKALFIHGSESDYVTAASGETVQRYFPFSRFRSIPGAGHWVYSEQPDAFLTALTPFLKQTV; this is encoded by the coding sequence GTGAAGCTCTACTACCGAGAATACGGTACCTATAGCGATCAGCGACCTACGCTGATTCTGCTTCATGGGCTTCTGGGCTCATCATCCAACTGGCACAGCATCGCACGTAGGCTGGAAGGTGATTTTCATATCATTGTTCCCGACCTGCGTAATCACGGTCGTTCCCCCCACTCCGGCGATGTCAGTTACCCTGCACTGGCCGCTGATCTGAGTGAACTATTGGATGAACATGGCCTGGATTCAGTCCTGCTGGTTGGCCATAGCATGGGAGGCAAGGCAGCGATGTGGCTGGCCTTGGAGTGGTCGGAGCGGGTGGCCGGCCTGGTAGTAGTAGATATCGCCCCGATAAACTACTCCAATCGGTTTTCTGTTATCTATGATGTTTTGCAGCAGTTGGATCTTAGTATCTTGTCTGACCGCGACGAGGCTGATGAGTTGTTGTCATCATCCTTACCGGAAAGGGGGCTGCGTCAGTATCTACTGCAGAACCTGGTGCAGGAGTCAGGCCAGTGGCGCTGGCGGATGAATCTGGAGGGGCTACAAGCGGGGATGGACGATATCCTTATCTTTCCTGAACATCTGGGTAGCAGGCAATATCCGGGCAAGGCGCTATTTATTCATGGTAGTGAGTCCGATTATGTCACTGCCGCCAGTGGTGAGACTGTTCAGCGTTATTTCCCATTCTCCCGGTTTCGCTCTATCCCGGGTGCGGGCCACTGGGTCTACTCCGAGCAGCCGGATGCTTTTCTCACCGCATTGACACCCTTTCTCAAGCAGACGGTATAA
- a CDS encoding Crp/Fnr family transcriptional regulator — protein MLKPISDKDAWDGEADCISCTLRNSVLFAGLEEKDFDQIHQPIDLYTLPAGSTLYRAGDKGDRMYTIRSGALKLVQYLPDGTQRIVRLIRSTDVIGLETLLGQNYQHDAVALQPIQACSLPVSVVQALSQTNPKLHQELLSRWQRALEEADAWLTELSTGSAKQRIARLLLRLVRNEETSECELFSREDMGAMLGITTETASRTIAEFKRQSLLVETQPNHFLLDIRNLGHIAED, from the coding sequence ATTTTGAAACCAATATCTGACAAAGACGCCTGGGATGGAGAAGCAGACTGCATCAGTTGCACCCTGCGTAATTCAGTTCTGTTTGCCGGGCTGGAAGAGAAGGATTTCGATCAGATTCACCAACCTATCGACCTCTATACCCTACCGGCGGGCTCCACCCTCTACCGTGCAGGTGATAAGGGTGACCGCATGTACACTATTCGCAGCGGTGCTCTCAAACTGGTGCAGTATCTGCCAGACGGTACTCAACGTATTGTCAGGCTGATCCGCTCCACTGATGTCATAGGGTTGGAGACACTGCTGGGACAGAACTACCAGCATGATGCGGTGGCACTTCAGCCAATCCAGGCTTGCAGCCTGCCGGTCAGCGTAGTACAAGCTCTCTCTCAGACCAATCCGAAACTCCACCAAGAGCTACTTAGCCGCTGGCAGAGAGCTCTCGAAGAAGCCGATGCCTGGTTGACCGAACTCTCGACCGGTTCAGCCAAACAGCGCATCGCCCGCCTGCTTCTTCGTCTGGTGCGAAACGAAGAGACGAGTGAGTGCGAACTCTTCTCCCGTGAGGATATGGGAGCCATGCTCGGCATCACTACCGAGACCGCCAGCCGTACTATCGCTGAGTTCAAGCGACAGAGCCTGTTGGTGGAGACCCAACCCAACCACTTCTTGCTCGATATCCGCAACCTCGGGCATATCGCCGAGGATTGA
- a CDS encoding heme-binding protein, which yields MKRALAVALLCAVPFVSMAEDDEAMLVPLKRLTMDTAMTIAKGAVDACRKEGIQIAVTVVDRNGLVQAVLRDTIASPITLKISHQKAYTAANFNAATSAMSDRAGTPIGRVEGLVMSAGGLPIQAGGALLGAVGVSGAPSGVTDEACAQAGIDAVIDDLEMSM from the coding sequence ATGAAAAGAGCACTTGCTGTGGCGCTGCTCTGCGCCGTTCCGTTTGTTTCAATGGCTGAAGATGATGAGGCGATGCTGGTCCCGCTCAAACGCCTGACCATGGATACCGCCATGACTATTGCCAAAGGTGCAGTTGATGCCTGTCGCAAAGAGGGTATTCAGATCGCTGTCACGGTAGTCGATCGCAATGGTCTTGTGCAGGCGGTGTTGCGTGACACGATCGCCTCTCCCATTACACTCAAAATCAGTCATCAAAAGGCCTATACAGCAGCCAACTTCAATGCGGCAACATCGGCAATGAGTGATCGTGCCGGTACACCGATCGGACGGGTCGAGGGGCTGGTGATGTCTGCCGGAGGCCTGCCGATCCAAGCGGGAGGTGCACTGCTGGGTGCAGTGGGTGTGAGTGGCGCGCCCTCGGGTGTGACGGATGAAGCCTGCGCCCAGGCCGGGATCGATGCCGTAATCGACGATCTTGAAATGTCGATGTAA
- a CDS encoding patatin-like phospholipase family protein yields MSHTFPPLFLLFLLLTGCASTARFPDNPALDGAIVPEARPGFAEKDNGDILLLLSFSGGGSRASALAYGVLEQLHLTPIRSGDQNLLDEVDMISAVSGGSITAAYFGLYGDRLFRDFKKGFLERDVSRELKSTLLSPSSLSRLSSDTFGSGDLLDEYLRKRLFGDASLSQLLDSEGPYIQINATDLFKGGRFSFTSGQFALICSDTQGFPIARAVAASSAIPLIFTPITLTNRANSCGYTTPEWIQQAAHQKEPNSRRSRAANYMKNYLDREKHPYIHLLDGGLTDNLGLRAIIDRIEVEEGMWNTLQQFNQEQVKHIVLITVDASATTPSKWELSAATPPVEAVLDAATTAPLENYNFETLEYLRNNLPKWVGEMQQAGCQSSDDCKGTELYFIELHLDEVADPVVRARLTSVRTDFSLPQGIPIQLIDAGKELLRLHPEYRRLLQNTGVGND; encoded by the coding sequence ATGAGCCACACATTCCCCCCCCTATTTTTGCTATTTCTACTTCTGACGGGCTGCGCAAGTACAGCACGCTTCCCCGACAATCCGGCGCTTGATGGTGCTATCGTGCCGGAAGCCAGGCCCGGCTTTGCAGAAAAAGACAACGGTGACATTCTCCTGCTGCTCAGTTTCTCAGGTGGCGGAAGCCGGGCCTCGGCACTTGCCTACGGCGTATTGGAGCAGCTCCACCTCACACCGATAAGAAGTGGTGATCAAAACCTGCTGGATGAGGTGGATATGATCTCAGCAGTCTCCGGCGGCAGCATCACCGCCGCCTACTTCGGACTTTATGGTGACCGGCTGTTTCGGGATTTCAAAAAGGGCTTCCTTGAGCGCGACGTATCGCGGGAACTAAAAAGCACCCTGCTCTCACCCAGCTCCCTCTCAAGACTCAGCTCCGACACTTTCGGCTCCGGTGATCTGCTTGATGAGTACCTGCGTAAACGGCTCTTTGGCGATGCGTCGTTGAGTCAGTTACTGGACAGCGAGGGGCCCTATATTCAGATCAACGCGACTGACCTGTTCAAGGGTGGTCGATTCTCCTTCACCAGCGGACAGTTTGCACTGATCTGCTCTGACACCCAGGGTTTTCCTATTGCCAGGGCTGTCGCCGCCTCCAGCGCCATACCACTGATTTTCACACCAATCACCCTGACCAACCGGGCCAACAGCTGTGGTTACACTACACCTGAGTGGATTCAGCAGGCAGCACATCAGAAGGAGCCAAACTCTCGCCGCAGCCGCGCCGCCAACTATATGAAGAACTACCTTGATAGGGAGAAGCACCCCTACATCCACCTTCTCGATGGCGGCTTGACGGATAATCTGGGTCTTCGCGCCATCATTGATCGCATTGAAGTTGAAGAGGGGATGTGGAATACGCTACAACAATTTAATCAGGAACAGGTCAAACATATCGTGCTGATCACCGTAGATGCATCTGCCACGACACCTTCAAAATGGGAGCTGTCAGCAGCCACCCCCCCCGTTGAAGCGGTACTGGATGCCGCCACCACCGCGCCCTTGGAAAACTACAATTTCGAAACCCTGGAGTATCTGCGCAACAATCTGCCAAAATGGGTCGGGGAGATGCAGCAGGCAGGTTGCCAGAGCAGTGATGACTGCAAGGGGACGGAACTCTATTTTATCGAACTGCACCTGGATGAAGTCGCAGATCCGGTGGTAAGAGCCAGGCTTACCTCGGTGCGAACAGACTTTTCCCTCCCTCAAGGTATCCCGATACAACTGATCGATGCGGGTAAAGAGTTGCTACGGCTTCACCCCGAATACCGGCGATTACTGCAAAATACCGGTGTAGGAAATGACTAA